One stretch of Flavobacterium sp. 9 DNA includes these proteins:
- a CDS encoding type IX secretion system membrane protein PorP/SprF produces the protein MKKLALIFVFFSIVCNAQQDAQFTQYMYNTIAINPAYAGSRGVLSVFGLYRTQWIGLDGAPETSTFSINTPLNNSNLGLGVSLVNDKIGPTNENTLSADLSYSIPTSEKFKLSFGLKATANLFNLDVTKLTYENQGDPQFQDLNNKFTPNIGAGVYWHSDQAYIGLSVPNFIQTNRYDDNDVAIFKDKINYYFMAGYVFNLDHLEYIKFKPALLTKMVEGAPLQVDVSGNFMFNDKFVVGLAYRWSASVSAMAGFQVSKGMYIGYGYDHETTNLRRYNSGSHEIFLRFEFFHNYSRLTSPRFF, from the coding sequence ATGAAAAAACTAGCTTTAATTTTTGTGTTTTTTTCTATTGTATGTAACGCACAACAAGACGCGCAGTTTACACAATATATGTACAACACCATTGCAATAAACCCCGCTTATGCAGGTTCGCGCGGAGTATTAAGTGTTTTTGGTTTGTATCGTACACAATGGATTGGACTTGACGGAGCACCAGAAACAAGTACATTTTCAATCAATACACCTTTAAATAATAGTAATTTGGGATTGGGAGTTTCTTTGGTAAATGATAAAATCGGACCAACAAACGAAAACACATTGTCGGCAGATTTATCGTATAGTATTCCAACTTCAGAAAAATTTAAATTGTCATTTGGATTAAAAGCAACAGCCAACCTTTTCAATTTGGATGTAACTAAATTAACTTATGAAAATCAAGGTGATCCACAATTCCAGGATTTAAATAATAAGTTTACACCAAATATTGGAGCCGGAGTTTATTGGCATTCAGATCAGGCTTATATTGGATTATCAGTGCCAAATTTTATCCAAACCAATAGATATGATGATAACGATGTTGCTATTTTCAAAGACAAAATCAACTACTATTTTATGGCAGGTTACGTCTTTAATTTAGACCATTTAGAGTATATAAAATTCAAGCCAGCCCTATTAACAAAAATGGTTGAAGGAGCACCTTTGCAAGTAGATGTTTCAGGAAATTTTATGTTTAATGATAAATTTGTTGTAGGACTTGCTTATCGTTGGAGCGCTTCAGTAAGTGCAATGGCAGGTTTTCAGGTTTCAAAAGGAATGTATATAGGATACGGTTACGATCATGAAACTACCAACTTAAGAAGATACAATTCAGGATCACATGAGATTTTCCTTCGTTTTGAATTTTTCCATAATTACAGCAGACTTACATCACCAAGATTCTTTTAA
- a CDS encoding OmpA family protein: MMIKKLLYSFLFFSIFFAANAQTASIANADKKYDNYAYADAIKAYEKLVKKGVRDEKVFQRLGNSYYLIGELQQALKYYQELYILNENQEPEYLYKYAQCLKSEGNYTQSDEILEKLIQKAPSDKRGILFANNKNYLEDIKANSGRFDIADAGINSKDSDYGSTILDNKLVFTSARDTGSIVKKNFKWTNKAISTLYSAELSPDGSIGKPMIFHKENLRVNFNQSTPVFTKDGRTMYFTRNNSVDGKRRENEKKITFLKLYKATLIDDEWKEVQELPFNSDEYSVAHPALSVDEKTLYFASDMPGTLGASDIFKVSIEANGSFGKPENLGSDINTEGRETFPFISAENELYFASDVRPGLGGLDIYVSKITKEGSFDEVQNIGEPINSKQDDFAFIINNKNRNGFFSSNRSGGQGLDDVYRFTENRRLICEQSISGTITDQETNETLSNVALILFDEAGKSAVEAKSDANGNYVFSNVKCGKKYFIKTSKEDYLFKEVSVTLKKATGSVSLPIALEKKPKPIVAIPVVIKASNSIKPVKVNITIGTDLGKLLKIPMNFFDLGKATIKKTSEPQLQKIVDMLKQYPSIKLDIRSHTDSRSSTESNQILSDKRAESTKNWLIQKGIDASRLTAKGYGETQLVNKCADGVKCTEQEHQQNRRSEFIIVSL; the protein is encoded by the coding sequence ATGATGATTAAAAAACTATTATATTCCTTTTTGTTCTTTAGCATTTTTTTCGCAGCAAATGCCCAAACTGCAAGTATAGCAAATGCAGATAAAAAATACGATAATTACGCTTACGCGGATGCAATAAAAGCCTACGAAAAGTTAGTTAAAAAAGGAGTTAGAGACGAAAAAGTATTTCAAAGATTAGGGAATTCCTATTATCTTATTGGAGAATTACAACAAGCTTTAAAATACTATCAGGAATTATATATCCTTAATGAAAATCAGGAACCAGAGTATTTGTATAAATATGCTCAATGTTTGAAATCAGAAGGAAATTATACACAATCAGATGAAATTTTGGAAAAACTCATTCAAAAAGCACCATCAGATAAAAGAGGTATCCTATTCGCAAATAATAAAAATTATTTAGAAGATATTAAAGCAAATTCTGGCCGATTTGATATTGCAGATGCCGGAATTAATTCAAAAGATTCAGATTACGGAAGTACTATTTTAGATAATAAACTAGTATTTACATCTGCCAGAGATACCGGTTCAATAGTCAAAAAGAATTTTAAATGGACCAATAAAGCAATTTCAACTTTATATTCTGCTGAATTAAGTCCTGACGGAAGTATTGGAAAACCAATGATATTTCATAAAGAAAATTTAAGAGTCAATTTCAATCAATCGACTCCGGTTTTTACAAAAGACGGAAGAACAATGTACTTCACCAGAAATAATTCTGTAGATGGAAAAAGAAGAGAGAATGAAAAGAAAATTACATTCTTAAAACTTTATAAAGCAACTTTAATAGACGACGAATGGAAAGAAGTTCAGGAACTTCCTTTTAATAGTGACGAATACAGCGTTGCGCATCCGGCTTTGAGCGTCGATGAAAAAACATTGTATTTTGCATCAGATATGCCAGGAACGCTTGGAGCTTCGGATATTTTTAAAGTAAGTATAGAAGCTAATGGAAGTTTTGGAAAACCTGAAAATTTAGGTTCGGATATCAATACAGAAGGAAGAGAAACCTTTCCTTTTATTTCGGCTGAAAATGAACTTTATTTTGCCAGTGATGTAAGACCAGGTTTAGGCGGACTTGATATTTATGTTTCGAAAATAACTAAAGAAGGTTCTTTTGATGAAGTTCAGAATATTGGAGAACCAATTAATAGTAAACAAGACGATTTTGCTTTTATAATTAACAATAAAAACAGAAACGGTTTTTTCTCTTCAAATAGAAGTGGTGGTCAAGGATTGGACGATGTTTATCGATTTACAGAAAACCGCAGATTAATTTGCGAACAATCTATATCAGGAACAATTACAGATCAGGAAACAAACGAAACACTTTCGAATGTTGCTTTAATTTTGTTTGACGAAGCAGGTAAATCTGCCGTTGAAGCAAAATCTGATGCTAACGGAAATTATGTTTTTTCGAATGTAAAATGCGGAAAGAAATACTTTATCAAAACATCAAAAGAAGATTATTTGTTTAAAGAAGTTTCTGTGACGTTGAAAAAAGCAACAGGTTCAGTTTCTCTGCCAATAGCTTTAGAAAAGAAACCAAAACCAATAGTAGCAATTCCGGTTGTGATAAAGGCAAGTAATTCTATTAAACCAGTTAAAGTCAATATTACTATTGGGACCGATTTAGGAAAATTATTAAAAATTCCGATGAACTTTTTTGATTTAGGAAAAGCTACAATCAAGAAAACATCAGAGCCTCAATTGCAGAAAATTGTTGATATGCTAAAACAATATCCAAGCATAAAATTAGATATTCGTTCGCATACAGACAGCCGTTCATCGACTGAAAGTAATCAGATTTTATCAGACAAAAGAGCAGAATCGACGAAGAATTGGTTGATACAAAAAGGAATCGACGCAAGCCGATTAACAGCAAAAGGATACGGAGAAACACAATTAGTAAATAAATGTGCCGATGGTGTAAAATGTACCGAACAAGAACATCAGCAAAACAGACGAAGCGAATTTATAATTGTAAGTCTGTAA
- a CDS encoding CBS domain-containing protein, translating into MTVNQILNAKGKNVYSVLSTTTVYEALKVMGEKNIGAILVIDGTDLKGILSERDYARKIVLKDKSSKETFVHEIMESTVFSVNLSNNIEDCMELMSTKRIRHLPVLEDGIVVGIISISDVVKAIIEIQKDTINHLNSYISQ; encoded by the coding sequence ATGACTGTAAATCAAATACTAAACGCAAAAGGGAAAAATGTTTATTCCGTACTTTCAACAACAACAGTTTATGAAGCTTTGAAAGTAATGGGCGAAAAAAACATAGGGGCAATTCTGGTTATTGATGGAACCGATTTGAAAGGGATATTATCTGAAAGGGATTATGCCCGAAAAATTGTTTTGAAAGACAAGTCATCAAAAGAAACCTTTGTACATGAGATTATGGAAAGCACTGTTTTTTCGGTTAACCTTTCTAATAATATCGAAGACTGCATGGAGTTGATGAGTACGAAAAGGATTAGACATTTACCAGTTTTGGAAGATGGAATTGTGGTAGGAATAATTTCGATCAGTGACGTTGTAAAAGCGATTATAGAAATTCAAAAAGATACTATAAATCATTTAAATTCATATATTTCTCAGTAA
- a CDS encoding NADP-dependent malic enzyme → MNKESKRREALLYHSEPTPGKIQVVPTKKYATQRDLSLAYSPGVAEPCLEIAANVDDVYKYTAKGNLVAVISNGTAVLGLGDIGPEASKPVMEGKGLLFKIFSDIDVFDIEIGTKDIEEFIQTVKNIAPTFGGINLEDIKAPESFEIERRLVEELDIPVMHDDQHGTAIISSAALINALELAGKKAEDVKVVVSGAGSAAIACTDLYVLLGVKVENIKMFNSKGLLTKDNPSLSELQLKYAVDGAKIELAEAVKGADVFIGLSSGGILSAEMLLTMKENPIVFAMANPNPEIDYNLATETRKDVIMATGRSDFPNQVNNVLGFPYIFRGALDVRATKINEAMKMAAVKALAILAKEPVPEQVNVAYGATKLGFGNDYIIPKPFDPRLITVVAPAVARAAMESGVAKNPITDWAAYEDQLRERMGNDNKMVRLMTNRAKMDPKRIVFAEADQLNVLKAAQIVHEDGIGFPILLGNKEAILELKAELGFDAELEIIDPKTNEEEVRRNRFAKSYWETRERRGVSLLDAQKYMRERNYFAAMMVNEGEADALVTGHTRSYPTVVKPMLQLIEKAHGASLVATANMMLTSRGPMFLSDTAININPSAEDLINIAIMTAKTAKMFGVEPVIAMVSYSNFGSSTSQSASKVREAVAYLHKNHPDMIVDGEIQADFALNQEMLAEKFPFSKLAGKKVNTLIFPNLESANITYKLLKELYKVNSIGPIMMGMGKPVHIFQLGASVEEMVNMAAIAVIDAQEKENKKNKLAK, encoded by the coding sequence ATGAACAAAGAGAGTAAAAGAAGAGAAGCGTTACTGTACCATTCAGAACCAACTCCAGGAAAAATTCAGGTAGTTCCAACAAAAAAATATGCAACCCAAAGAGATTTATCTTTGGCTTATTCGCCGGGTGTTGCTGAGCCATGTTTAGAAATTGCAGCAAACGTAGACGACGTTTATAAATACACAGCAAAAGGAAATTTAGTTGCCGTTATCTCAAACGGTACAGCGGTTTTAGGACTTGGAGACATTGGTCCGGAAGCTTCTAAACCAGTTATGGAAGGAAAAGGATTATTGTTTAAAATCTTTTCTGATATTGATGTTTTTGATATAGAAATCGGAACAAAAGATATCGAAGAATTTATCCAGACTGTTAAGAATATTGCTCCAACTTTTGGAGGAATAAATCTTGAAGATATTAAAGCACCTGAATCTTTTGAAATCGAAAGAAGATTGGTAGAAGAATTGGATATTCCGGTAATGCACGATGATCAGCACGGAACGGCAATTATTTCTTCTGCGGCTTTAATCAACGCATTAGAATTAGCAGGAAAAAAAGCGGAAGATGTAAAAGTAGTAGTTTCTGGCGCAGGTTCGGCTGCAATAGCTTGTACTGATTTATATGTTTTGTTGGGAGTTAAGGTTGAGAATATCAAAATGTTTAATAGTAAAGGACTTTTAACAAAAGACAATCCTTCACTATCAGAATTACAATTGAAATACGCTGTTGATGGCGCTAAAATTGAATTAGCAGAAGCAGTAAAAGGAGCAGATGTTTTCATCGGATTGTCTTCAGGAGGTATTTTATCGGCTGAAATGTTGTTGACAATGAAAGAGAATCCGATTGTTTTTGCAATGGCAAATCCAAATCCGGAAATCGATTATAATTTAGCTACAGAAACTCGTAAAGATGTTATTATGGCTACAGGACGTTCAGACTTTCCTAACCAGGTAAATAATGTTTTAGGTTTTCCATATATTTTTAGAGGAGCGCTAGATGTGAGAGCTACTAAAATTAACGAAGCTATGAAAATGGCTGCTGTAAAAGCATTGGCTATTTTGGCTAAAGAACCAGTTCCAGAGCAAGTAAACGTGGCATATGGCGCAACAAAACTGGGTTTTGGTAACGATTATATTATCCCTAAACCATTTGATCCAAGATTGATTACTGTAGTTGCTCCGGCAGTTGCAAGAGCAGCAATGGAATCTGGTGTTGCAAAAAATCCTATTACAGATTGGGCTGCTTACGAAGATCAGCTTCGCGAACGTATGGGTAATGATAATAAAATGGTTCGTTTGATGACAAACCGTGCTAAAATGGATCCTAAAAGAATTGTATTTGCTGAGGCAGATCAATTAAATGTATTGAAAGCAGCACAAATTGTTCATGAAGACGGAATTGGTTTTCCAATTTTATTAGGAAATAAAGAAGCGATTTTAGAGCTTAAAGCTGAATTAGGTTTTGATGCAGAACTTGAAATCATCGATCCTAAAACAAATGAAGAAGAAGTAAGACGTAACAGATTTGCAAAATCATACTGGGAAACAAGAGAAAGAAGAGGCGTTTCGCTACTTGATGCTCAGAAATATATGCGCGAAAGAAACTATTTTGCTGCAATGATGGTTAATGAAGGCGAAGCAGATGCATTAGTTACCGGTCATACAAGAAGTTACCCAACAGTTGTAAAACCAATGTTGCAATTGATCGAAAAAGCACATGGAGCATCACTTGTTGCAACTGCAAACATGATGTTGACTTCTCGCGGACCAATGTTCTTGTCTGATACTGCAATTAACATCAATCCTTCTGCCGAAGATTTGATTAATATTGCAATTATGACGGCAAAAACTGCAAAAATGTTTGGTGTTGAGCCAGTTATTGCAATGGTTTCATATTCAAATTTTGGATCTTCAACAAGCCAAAGTGCTTCAAAAGTAAGAGAAGCAGTAGCTTATTTGCATAAAAATCATCCTGATATGATCGTTGATGGAGAGATTCAGGCAGATTTTGCTTTGAATCAGGAAATGCTTGCAGAGAAATTTCCTTTCTCAAAATTAGCTGGAAAGAAGGTAAATACATTGATTTTCCCTAACTTAGAGTCGGCTAATATTACTTATAAATTATTAAAAGAATTATATAAAGTAAATTCAATTGGTCCAATTATGATGGGAATGGGTAAACCGGTTCACATTTTTCAATTAGGAGCAAGCGTTGAAGAAATGGTTAATATGGCTGCAATTGCAGTTATTGATGCTCAGGAAAAAGAGAATAAAAAAAATAAATTAGCTAAATAG
- the ruvA gene encoding Holliday junction branch migration protein RuvA, giving the protein MIAHLQGKLVEKNPTDVVIDCGGVGYQVHISLHTFSLIPNAENIKLYTHLQIKEDAHTLFGFAEKSEREIFRMLLSVSGIGANIARTMLSSIEPRQIINAIASGDVGIIQSIKGIGNKTAQRVILDLKEKVLKLYDLDEVSVVQNNTNRDEALSALEVLGFVRKTSEKVVEKIVKEDPEATVESIIKKALKSL; this is encoded by the coding sequence ATGATAGCACATTTGCAAGGTAAATTAGTCGAGAAAAATCCTACAGATGTAGTGATTGATTGTGGAGGTGTTGGATATCAAGTACATATCTCCTTACACACCTTCTCATTAATTCCTAATGCAGAGAATATAAAATTGTATACGCATCTTCAAATTAAGGAAGATGCGCATACTTTATTTGGTTTTGCAGAAAAATCAGAACGAGAAATTTTTAGAATGTTGTTATCTGTTTCCGGAATTGGAGCAAATATTGCCAGAACAATGTTGTCTTCAATTGAACCCAGACAAATAATAAATGCTATTGCCTCTGGCGATGTTGGTATTATACAGTCAATTAAGGGCATTGGGAACAAAACAGCACAAAGAGTTATTCTTGATTTAAAAGAAAAAGTGTTAAAGTTGTACGATTTAGATGAAGTTTCTGTAGTACAAAACAATACAAATAGAGATGAAGCGTTATCTGCTTTGGAAGTTTTAGGTTTTGTTCGAAAAACTTCTGAAAAAGTAGTCGAAAAGATCGTCAAAGAAGATCCCGAAGCTACTGTTGAATCAATCATCAAAAAAGCTTTAAAAAGCTTATAA